A region from the Lolium perenne isolate Kyuss_39 chromosome 4, Kyuss_2.0, whole genome shotgun sequence genome encodes:
- the LOC127296657 gene encoding ABC transporter C family member 13, with the protein MPRLHRHPLPLAEAAAAAAHAALLALALLLLLLRGARALAARCASCLKPPRRRDGALHDAASAASASTTGTWYRAALACCGYALLVQLAALAYEVASTWPHVTPDALLLPGVQALAWASLLALALQARAGGWGRFPALVRVWWVVAFALSVAIAYDDSRRLIDSDSSTDYAHMVANFASLPALGFLCLVGLIGSSGVELEFSDDDSSVHEPLLLGGAQRRDAEEEPGCLRVTPYGDAGILSLASLSWLSPLLSVGAKRPLELADIPLLAHKDRSKFCYKAMSSHYERQRAECPGKDPSLAWAILKSFWREAAINGAFAAANTVVSYVGPYLISYFVDYLSGKIAFPHEGYILASVFFVSKLIETLTARQWYLGVDVMGIHVKSGLTAMVYRKGLRLSNASKQSHTSGEIVNYMAVDVQRVGDYAWYFHDIWMLPLQIILALAILYKNVGIATLSTLVATTLSIAASVPVAKLQEHYQDKLMAAKDERMRKTSECLKSMRILKLQAWEDRYRLMLEEMRNVECRWLKWALYSQAAVTFVFWSSPIFVAVITFGTCILLGGELTAGGVLSALATFRILQEPLRNFPDLISMIAQTRVSLDRLSHFLQQEELPDDATISVPQGSTDKAIDIKDASFSWNPSGSTPTLSDVHLSVVRGMRVAVCGVIGSGKSSLLSCILGEIPKLCGQVRISGTAAYVPQTAWIQSGNIEENVLFGTPMDRPRYKRVLEACSLKKDLQLLQYGDQTVIGDRGINLSGGQKQRVQLARALYQDADIYLLDDPFSAVDAHTGSDLFKDYILTALASKTVIYVTHQVEFLPAADLILVLKDGRITQAGKYDDLLQAGTDFNALVSAHNEAIETMDLFDDSDGDVTPSVPNKRLIPSVSNIDNLKNKVSENGKSSNTRGIKDKKKSEERKKKRTVQEEERERGRVSLNVYMSYMGEAYKGTLIPLIVLAQTMFQVLQIASNWWMAWANPQTEGDAPKTDNVVLLVVYMCLAFGSSLFVFVRSLLVATFGLAAAQKLFIKMLRCVFRAPMSFFDTTPAGRILNRVSVDQSVVDLDIAFRLGGFASTTIQLLGIVAVMSKVTWQVLFLIVPMAMGCMWMQRYYIASSRELTRILSVQKSPVIHLFSESIAGAATIRGFGQEKRFMKRNLYLLDCFSRPLFSSLAAIEWLCLRMELLSTFVFAFCMAILVSFPPGTIEPSMAGLAVTYGLNLNARMSRWILSFCKLENRIISVERIYQYCKIPSEAPLIIENCRPSPSWPENGNIELIDLKVRYKDDLPFVLHGVSCIFPGGKKIGIVGRTGSGKSTLIQALFRLIDPSGGKIIIDDVDVSAIGLHDLRSRLSIIPQDPTLFEGTIRMNLDPLEERPDHEIWEALEKCQLGEVIRSKEEKLDSPVLENGDNWSVGQRQLIALGRALLKRAKILVLDEATASVDTATDNLIQKIIRSEFKDCTVCTIAHRIPTVIDSDLVLVLSDGKITEFDTPQRLLEDKSSMFMQLVSEYSTRSSCI; encoded by the exons GCTCTCCGTCGCCATCGCCTACGACGACTCCAGGCGCCTCATCGACTCCGACTCTTCCACCGACTACGCGCACATGGTCGCCAACTTCGCATCTCTACCAGCTCTCGGCTTCCTCTGCTTGGTTGGTCTGATAGGGTCCAGCGGCGTAGAGCTGGAGTTCAGCGATGACGACAGCAGCGTCCACGAGCCGCTGCTGCTCGGCGGCGCGCAGCGCAGAGACGCCGAGGAGGAGCCCGGGTGCCTGCGGGTGACCCCCTACGGCGATGCTGGGATCCTCAGCCTCGCCTCACTGTCATGGCTCAGCCCCTTGCTCTCAGTCGGGGCGAAGAGGCCGCTCGAGCTGGCAGACATACCCTTGCTGGCTCACAAGGACCGCTCCAAGTTTTGCTACAAGGCCATGAGCAGTCACTACGAGCGGCAGCGGGCCGAGTGCCCCGGCAAGGACCCCTCGCTCGCATGGGCGATACTCAAGTCCTTCTGGCGCGAGGCCGCCATCAACGGCGCTTTCGCCGCCGCAAACACCGTCGTGTCCTACGTCGGCCCCTACCTCATCAGCTACTTTGTGGACTACCTCAGTGGCAAGATCGCCTTCCCACACGAAGGTTACATCCTCGCCTCCGTGTTTTTCGTGTCAAAGCTGATCGAGACGCTCACCGCTCGCCAGTGGTACTTGGGCGTGGACGTCATGGGCATCCACGTCAAGTCCGGGCTCACCGCCATGGTCTACAGGAAGGGTCTCAGGCTGTCCAACGCCTCCAAGCAGAGCCATACCAGCGGTGAGATTGTGAATTACATGGCGGTTGATGTGCAGCGGGTCGGGGACTATGCATGGTACTTTCATGACATATGGATGCTTCCACTGCAGATCATCCTCGCCCTCGCCATCTTGTACAAGAATGTCGGGATCGCCACCCTCTCGACATTGGTAGCCACCACGCTGTCAATTGCCGCATCGGTTCCTGTGGCCAAGCTGCAGGAGCACTACCAAGATAAGCTAATGGCAGCAAAGGATGAGCGCATGCGCAAGACTTCAGAGTGCCTCAAGAGCATGAGAATTCTTAAGTTGCAGGCGTGGGAGGACCGCTACAGGCTCATGCTTGAAGAGATGAGGAACGTGGAATGCAGGTGGCTCAAGTGGGCCTTGTACTCACAGGCCGCAGTCACGTTCGTTTTCTGGAGTTCGCCAATCTTTGTCGCGGTCATAACTTTCGGTACTTGTATATTGCTTGGTGGTGAGCTCACCGCTGGAGGTGTTCTTTCTGCTTTAGCAACATTTAGGATCCTTCAAGAGCCACTGAGGAATTTCCCAGATCTCATATCCATGATTGCTCAGACGAGGGTGTCTTTGGACCGGTTGTCCCACTTTCTGCAGCAAGAAGAATTGCCAGATGATGCAACAATAAGTGTTCCACAGGGTAGTACAGATAAGGCAATCGATATTAAGGATGCTAGCTTCTCCTGGAATCCATCTGGTTCAACCCCTACACTCTCTGATGTACACCTTAGTGTGGTGAGAGGCATGAGAGTAGCAGTATGTGGTGTGATTGGTTCTGGCAAATCAAGTCTATTGTCCTGTATACTTGGGGAGATACCGAAACTGTGTGGTCAA GTCAGGATCAGTGGTACAGCAGCATATGTTCCTCAGACTGCCTGGATACAGTCTGGAAACATTGAGGAGAACGTTCTTTTCGGCACTCCAATGGACAGACCACGTTACAAGAGAGTTCTTGAGGCTTGCTCTCTGAAGAAAGATCTCCAGTTGCTCCAGTATGGAGATCAGACAGTTATTGGTGACCGAGGAATTAATTTGAGTGGAGGCCAGAAACAAAGAGTGCAGCTTGCGAGAGCATTGTACCAAGATGCTGATATTTATTTGCTTGATGATCCATTCAGCGCTGTTGATGCTCATACCGGAAGTGATCTATTTAAG GACTATATATTGACCGCGCTAGCTAGCAAAACAGTAATTTATGTAACACATCAGGTTGAGTTCCTACCAGCTGCTGACCTGATATTG GTTCTTAAGGATGGTCGTATCACCCAAGCTGGAaaatatgatgatcttctccaAGCTGGAACTGATTTCAATGCTCTGGTTTCTGCTCATAACGAAGCTATTGAGACCATGGATCTTTTTGACGATTCTGATGGAGATGTTACTCCTTCTGTTCCTAACAAAAGATTGATACCAAGTGTTAGCAATATCGATAACCTGAAAAATAAAGTATCTGAAAATGGGAAGTCATCTAATACGCgtggaataaaggacaagaagaagagTGAGGAGCGTAAGAAGAAGCGTACagttcaagaggaggagagggagcgagGAAGAGTTAGCTTAAACGTTTATATGTCATACATGGGGGAAGCCTACAAAGGTACACTGATACCACTCATTGTCTTGGCTCAGACCATGTTCCAAGTTCTTCAGATTGCCAGTAACTGGTGGATGGCATGGGCGAATCCACAAACAGAAGGAGATGCACCTAAGACAGATAATGTGGTCCTACTCGTTGTTTATATGTGCCTTGCTTTTGGGAGTTCATTGTTTGTGTTTGTGAGAAGCCTTCTTGTAGCTACATTTGGTTTAGCAGCTGCTCAAAAGCTATTTATAAAAATGTTAAGGTGTGTGTTTCGAGCGCCAATGTCATTCTTCGATACGACACCAGCTGGACGTATTCTGAATCGA GTTTCTGTAGATCAAAGTGTTGTGGACCTTGATATAGCATTCAGGCTAGGGGGCTTTGCATCAACAACAATTCAACTCCTTGGAATCGTTGCTGTCATGAGCAAAGTCACATGGCAAGTTTTGTTTCTTATAGTTCCCATGGCTATGGGATGCATGTGGATGCAG AGATACTATATTGCTTCATCGAGGGAACTGACTAGGATCTTGAGCGTTCAAAAGTCTCCAGTGATCCATTTGTTTAGCGAGTCAATTGCTGGTGCTGCTACAATCAGAGGGTTTGGTCAAGAAAAAAGATTCATGAAAAGAAATCTGTACCTCCTTGATTGTTTTTCTCGGCCTTTATTTTCCAGCCTTGCAGCTATTGAATGGCTCTGCCTGCGAATGGAATTGCTCTCAACTTTTGTGTTTGCTTTCTGCATGGCAATACTCGTGAGCTTTCCTCCTGGAACGATTGAACCAA GTATGGCTGGGCTTGCTGTCACATATGGACTCAACTTAAATGCTCGGATGTCAAGGTGGATATTGAGTTTCTGTAAATTAGAGAACAGAATCATCTCTGTTGAGCGTATTTATCAGTATTGCAAGATTCCGAGTGAAGCCCCGTTGATTATTGAGAATTGCCGCCCCTCGCCCTCATGgcctgagaatggaaatattgagTTGATTGATCTGAAG GTCCGGTACAAGGATGACCTTCCCTTTGTTCTACATGGAGTCAGTTGCATCTTCCCCGGAGGGAAAAAGATTGGGATTGTTGGGCGAACCGGAAGCGGTAAATCTACTCTTATTCAGGCTCTTTTCCGCCTGATTGATCCTTCAGGAGGAAAAATTATCATCGACGACGTCGACGTTTCTGCAATTGGGCTTCATGATCTGCGGTCGCGGTTGAGCATCATCCCTCAGGACCCTACATTGTTCGAGGGTACTATCAGGATGAATCTTGACCCTCTTGAAGAACGCCCTGATCATGAAATTTGGGAG GCACTAGAAAAGTGCCAGCTAGGAGAGGTCATTCGTTCGAAGGAAGAGAAGCTGGACAGTCCAG TACTGGAGAATGGGGATAACTGGAGTGTGGGGCAGCGCCAGCTTATTGCACTGGGTAGGGCGTTGCTCAAGCGGGCGAAAATTTTGGTGCTTGATGAGGCAACTGCATCGGTTGACACAGCTACAGACAATCTAATTCAAAAGATTATTCGCAGCGAATTCAAGGACTGCACTGTCTGTACAATTGCACACAGGATCCCGACTGTCATCGACAGTGACCTAGTCCTGGTGCTCAGCGATG GTAAAATTACAGAGTTCGACACACCCCAGAGGCTTTTGGAGGACAAGTCCTCCATGTTCATGCAGCTAGTATCCGAGTACTCAACGAGGTCAAGCTGTATATAG